GCTGGCATACGGGTCGCGTCCGCTCAGGACCTCAATCAGAGCATTCTCAGTTACATTGAGGTCGGGCTTTGAGGCGGGGCGGGAGTTTACGCGGACTAATCCCGCCATGATCAGAAGCTGAGCGCTGCGGCGGCTGGAGGCTAAGCCGCGGCGGGCCAATTCGACATCAAGCCGCTGGCGCATGCCAGAGCGCGCGTGGCGGATGCCTACGCGCCCTCGTCCTCATCCTCGCCGGCGGGTTCGCGGTAGGCAGCGGTGCGCAATTGGCCCTGGTTGTCGCGCACCAGCACTTCGATCTTCTTTTCCACTTCATCGAGCTTCTGGTTGAGCGCGCGCACCAGTGCGACACCGCGCTCGAAGGCCTGGATCGACTCCTCCAGCGGGAGCTCGCCGCTATCGATACGCGCCACAATCGCTTCCAGGTCGGCCAAGCCGTCTTCGAACTTCTGATTGTTGGAGTCCGCCTTGGGCGGAGTGGAATTGGCCATGATGCCGCACGCTCCCTGCGATGCTATCGGATTTTACCTGCGCCGTGGGCTTAAAGCTCGCGCCGACGGACCAGCGCGTGCAAGCGCCCGCGCCACAACTGAATTTCTACCTCTTGGCCGGCCTCGACCCGGGCCGCATCGGTGACGACCTTACCATCGCGCGGATCAGTGACCACGGCGTAGCCGCGCTCGACCACCCGCAGCGGGGAGAGCGAATTGAGCAGGCCAACCATCTGCGCTAGCTGGCGGCGCTCGCGGGCTACTGCGCGCGGTCCAGCCTCCAACAAGCGCTGGCGCACAACCTCCAGGTTTTGGCGATAGCCGCGCACGCGCGCCTGCAATTGGTGAGGCGAGAGCTTGCCGGCCAGATGGCCGGTACGCAGCCGCTCGCGATGCAAATATGAAGATAAGCCGCGCGCCAGGTCCAGTGCCAGCCGCGCCACTCGCTCACGCATCTGGGCGGGGGCAGGACGCGGTTGGCGAAGTCGCTCGCTCATCGCCGCCAGGGCCAGCCGGCGCGCGCGCAGATGACGCTGCAGCGCCACCGACAACTCGGCATTGGCTTCATCCAGCCGCTGGCGCTGCTGGCGGACGATCGCACCAGGATTGCGAACGTGGCGAGCCAGATGGACCAATTCGCGCCGATGACGCGCGACTTCGCCACGCATCGCACTCAGCAGCATTTCGCCGCTGCTATGCAGACGCTGCTGCAGCTCGACTTTCGCGGCGGTGACCATTTGCGCGGCGGCGGTGGGGGTAGGCGCGCGCTGATCGGCGACAAAGTCCGCCAGCGTATAATCTATCTCATGGCCGACGGCTGAAATCACTGGGATGGCGGAGGCGAAGATGGCGCGCACCACCGGCTCCTCGTTGAAGGCCCACAAATCTTCCAGGGAGCCGCCGCCACGTCCCACAATAATCACTTCGGCGCGTCCGTCGCGATTGAGATCCTCCAGCGCCTGGGCGATATCTTGAGCGGCCCCTTCTCCCTGCACGCGGGCCGGCCGAATCAAAAGCCGTACGTTGGGATTACGGCTTAGAATGATCGCCAACATGTCGCGTATGGCGGCTCCACGCAGCGCGGTTATCAACCCGATGGTGCGGGGCAGAAAGGGCAACGGCCGTTTGCGCGCGCCGTCGAACAGCCCTTCGGCCAGCAGCCGCTGCTTGAGCTGCTCCAACGCCAGTTGCAACTTGCCCAGCCCGCGCGGCTCGATTTCTTCGGCATAAAATTGCAGGGCGCCGCGCGGCTCGTAGAGCGAAATCCGACCCCGCACCAGCACCTGCATCCCGTCGGCTACCTTGAGCCGCAGCCGTGCCGCGGCGGTGCGGAACATCACCACCGCCAGCGCGCTGTGGCTATCCTTGAGGGTGAGATAAAGGTGACCGGAGGGGGCCAGCCGGCAGTTGGATATTTCACCCATCACCCAGCACTCCTCAAGCCCGCTCTCCAAGGTGTCGCGGGCCCGGCGCACGAGCTGACTGACCGTCAGCGCGGGCGCGCGGGGCGGCTGCAGGGAAAATTCCAATTGCCCGTCCATCGCGGCTCAACTTACCAGAGCGCCGCGGGCCGTTTCCATCCGGGGGGGAGGGCGGTGCTCTTCGCAGCGGGGCTGGGTGTGTTGTAAGCTTGCGCACAGGAGCGGGCGGTCGCTGGGCGCGACTAGACACGCAGCGCCGGCTTTTCGATGCTCCCGCCCAAGGAGTCTTTCAATGCTTAAAGTTGGTGACATTGCCCCAGATTTCACCGCGACCACCGATGAGGGTAAGCCCCTCAGCTTGAACAGCTTGCGCGGCAGCAAAGTGTTGTTGTGGTTCTATCCCAAAGCCGACACCCCGGGTTGCACCGCTGAGGGTTGCTCGCTGCGCGACAATTTCGATCATTATCAAAGCCACGGGGTCCAGATTTTGGGAGTTAGCGTGGATTCGGTGGCGGACAACGCGGCCTTCGTTAAGAAGTTCTCGTTTCCCTTTCGCCTGCTGTGCGATACCGACCGGTCGATTTCGGTTGCCTACGGCGCGTGCGAGGGGCCCAATGCCAGTCGCGCCAGCCGGATAAGCTACTTGATCGACGAGCAGGGCAAGATCGAGCGAGCCTATCCCGGGGTCAATCCGCGCGAGCACGCGGCTCAGGTGCTAAGCGACCTGCACGGCTGATTTTAATCTTACGGCGCAGCCTCGCGACGCGAGGCTGCGCGGGCCACAAGGCTCGCGACCGCCAAAGACCCTCCGCCAGTGCGATCTACCCGCAGGACTGGCGAAAATAATTTGAAGAGATGGTGCCTACGCTCAGGGGGGAGCCTTTTCAAGGAAAGGAGCTAAGGAAGCTAAGGTTTCTAAGTGCTCTAACAACGAGGCAAAACTTCCTTAAACTTGCTCTGGTCGGTTCACGTAACAGAGACCGAAGTCCACCGACATCGAGGCCGTCACGCCCTGTTTTGTTGATGAGCTGCCGGCCGTAATCGATGACCTCGAGGCCCATCCATCCCTAGCGATGGTTGAACCCGCCGATACCGCTTACGGATATTTTTCAGCCATCCGAGGGAGCACGGAGCGCGAACGACCGAAGTCGGCGCCGGGGCGTGGGAGACAATTCGCGGTTCGGCCTAAAACGCCGATGGTTTGCAGGTCGCGCTGCCTCAAACCTTTTTTGTCGTGCTTGCACTTTGCCGGAACAACGCTCTAGCATTAGAACCGTCTTGAGGTACTACACGCTTGGCCTAATGTAATGGCGCAACCTGGGGGTTGCGGGAGGCAGTCATGCCGACCGATGCGTTGTTTAGTCCCGACGGCTTAGTAGTCCTGGGGGTCCTGGTCTTTTTGGTCGCCGGTTCGTTTCTCTTCTTTCGTCCGCGCGGCCACTGACCAAGCCCGATCGGCGGGTTGGCGCGCATGAGCCTGGGCTCGCGGTCGGTGAGCGGCGGGCTTTTAGGTGGGCGCGGCTTTAGCGATAGCGGCGGGGGTCAAGGCCGCCATCAGATTAGCGGCCAATTCGACCAGCAGCTTGGCCAGCGGCAGGTCGGGATATTCCCGGATGAACGGGCGTCCACTGTCGGCGCATTCCGCCAACCGGCTATCGAAGGGCAAGTGACCGAAGCTAGGCAGGCCGAACTCGCGGCTCAAGGTCGCACCGTCGGCGTTAGGCAGGAGTGGGCGCACGGTGTGGCATCCGCCGCAATAAAAACCCTGAAGATTTTCCAACAGGCCGAGACTTGCGATGCCGCTGGCGCGCGCGAGCCGCAAGGCGCGGCGAGTGGCATTGGTGGACAAGCGCGAATTGGTCATTAGCCACAGCACACGCGCCTGGGGAATGTAGCGGGCCAACTCGATCACCGGCGCCACTCCCACCGGCAAATCGACGACCAGCAGATCGAGGGCTCCCAAGCGAGCTTGCGTTGCGATCCGCTCGATGGAAAGGGGTGTGATGCCTGCATCAGAGCCATTGAGGGCGCTCGTGGCCTCCTCGTGCAGGTCCAGCGGATGAGGATCAAAATCGGGGTCAGCCGCGATCACGCGAATGCCCAGCGGAGCACTGGTGGGTTCCAGCGTGCCTGGGACGAAGCTGCTGACGATACGGTTGACACCCAGGATGGTGGGCAGCGCGGGCGCACTGAAGTTGGCGTCGATGACGCCCACCTTGCACTTCTTCAAGACCAACGCGATCGCCAAGTTGGCGGCCAAGGTGCTCCTGCCGCAGCCGCCAGTGGCACTGGCCAGCGCCAGCACAGCTTTGACGCCAGCCAGGGCCGGAGTTTGCAGATTCAGTTCCTGGGGAATGACAGGCAGCTCGTGTGCCACGGATTCATATGCCAATTGGCGCCTCAATCCATTTACAATGACGCTTACGCTGGGATAGGTAAAGCGCTCTGTTCCCAGCCCGGCGCGGGTGGGCGCATGCAAGCTCAGTTATTTTCTTCTTCGTTTTCCGAGGAGCCCAGTTTGCGATAGGTGGTCCGGTCTTCTTCCATCCGGCGCTGAGTACGGGCCTCGCGCTCCTGATCCTGCTGACAGTCGCGGCACAGGCGGGTAAAGGGTAGCGCCTCCAAACGCTCCTCGCCGATTTCCAAACCACAGGCTTCGCACACCCCGTAACTGCCCTCGCTCAAGCGCTCCAAAGCATCCTCGATGGCGGTGAATTTGTTGCGCTCGCGATCGGTTAGAATAAAGTTGATCTCACGGTCGCGCTCCTCGGAGGCCAGGTCGTAGGTGTCCATCCCCTCGTCCTTGCTTCCTTCCCGCTCGGCGCGCAGGGCCGAGTCCATCTCCAGGCGCAACTTCTCCTTGAGTTCTTCCAGGCGTTGGCGGACCTTGGCAAGAAACTTTTTCCGGCTCGTGGAAGTCTTAGGCATGACTGACCATCCTTGAAGGCGTTTGGGTCGGTTCGATGACCGCGGCATGCAAGTCGTAGGTGAGCGCGCGCTCGATTCGCACGCGAACAAACTCGCCGGGCTGGGCCCGGCCACGGGCGAACACCAGCCCGTCGATATCGGGAGCTTGGCCGGCGCTGCGTCCACGCAGCCGAGTGGGCTGAGTTTCGGCTTGGCTTTCGACCAGGATTTCCATTTCCTGCCCCAGGTAGCGCTGATTGCGTGCCGCCGCGATTTCCGCCTGGACCGTCATCAGGCGCGCGCGCCGGGCGCGCTTCACCCGGCTCTCTACCTGTGGGCCCAAATCGTAAGCCGCGGTATTTTCCTCGCGCGAATAGGTAAACACGCCCACGCGATCGAACTGTTCCTGGCGCACAAAGTCGACCAATCGCGAAA
This Candidatus Binataceae bacterium DNA region includes the following protein-coding sequences:
- a CDS encoding P-loop NTPase, translating into MAYESVAHELPVIPQELNLQTPALAGVKAVLALASATGGCGRSTLAANLAIALVLKKCKVGVIDANFSAPALPTILGVNRIVSSFVPGTLEPTSAPLGIRVIAADPDFDPHPLDLHEEATSALNGSDAGITPLSIERIATQARLGALDLLVVDLPVGVAPVIELARYIPQARVLWLMTNSRLSTNATRRALRLARASGIASLGLLENLQGFYCGGCHTVRPLLPNADGATLSREFGLPSFGHLPFDSRLAECADSGRPFIREYPDLPLAKLLVELAANLMAALTPAAIAKAAPT
- the xseA gene encoding exodeoxyribonuclease VII large subunit, coding for MDGQLEFSLQPPRAPALTVSQLVRRARDTLESGLEECWVMGEISNCRLAPSGHLYLTLKDSHSALAVVMFRTAAARLRLKVADGMQVLVRGRISLYEPRGALQFYAEEIEPRGLGKLQLALEQLKQRLLAEGLFDGARKRPLPFLPRTIGLITALRGAAIRDMLAIILSRNPNVRLLIRPARVQGEGAAQDIAQALEDLNRDGRAEVIIVGRGGGSLEDLWAFNEEPVVRAIFASAIPVISAVGHEIDYTLADFVADQRAPTPTAAAQMVTAAKVELQQRLHSSGEMLLSAMRGEVARHRRELVHLARHVRNPGAIVRQQRQRLDEANAELSVALQRHLRARRLALAAMSERLRQPRPAPAQMRERVARLALDLARGLSSYLHRERLRTGHLAGKLSPHQLQARVRGYRQNLEVVRQRLLEAGPRAVARERRQLAQMVGLLNSLSPLRVVERGYAVVTDPRDGKVVTDAARVEAGQEVEIQLWRGRLHALVRRREL
- a CDS encoding peroxiredoxin, encoding MLKVGDIAPDFTATTDEGKPLSLNSLRGSKVLLWFYPKADTPGCTAEGCSLRDNFDHYQSHGVQILGVSVDSVADNAAFVKKFSFPFRLLCDTDRSISVAYGACEGPNASRASRISYLIDEQGKIERAYPGVNPREHAAQVLSDLHG
- a CDS encoding exodeoxyribonuclease VII small subunit is translated as MANSTPPKADSNNQKFEDGLADLEAIVARIDSGELPLEESIQAFERGVALVRALNQKLDEVEKKIEVLVRDNQGQLRTAAYREPAGEDEDEGA
- a CDS encoding TraR/DksA C4-type zinc finger protein, yielding MPKTSTSRKKFLAKVRQRLEELKEKLRLEMDSALRAEREGSKDEGMDTYDLASEERDREINFILTDRERNKFTAIEDALERLSEGSYGVCEACGLEIGEERLEALPFTRLCRDCQQDQEREARTQRRMEEDRTTYRKLGSSENEEENN